The following proteins are co-located in the Streptomyces sp. DT2A-34 genome:
- a CDS encoding TIGR02679 family protein: protein MSELPAATRDWLTGPGLTRLWQGARKRLESNGVQATGSLRLTAMNAQERNDLSLLLGKPLTGAAVTVRLDMLDARLRASAAGLGLRQTLEELGPPLTDRRAARADVAARREQVWSSLTSSLDASPLADQEWPRQWYDLLRRSGVPRGVTPEAAIWTLQQAVQVLTALLGPDGPERNGTRGRGELAAMTTGSAHGLDDGTWLARLVQRGLALAHGTEFPDNAAGRRALWRLVSVTPDEVSSTVLTYGLRPDGEGWRERALRERANHHAEVHVTPRDLHGLRLQLPAGTLIHICENPRVVEAAADAACVQPLVCTSGSAATVVFTLLDALAATGCRFAYHGDFDWPGIALANRVIRRYEARPWRMGAADYEHLAARSQAEGIPQLALDGQPVDADWDPDLAPAMTALGVALHEEATLDLLVDDLSRRA, encoded by the coding sequence ATGAGCGAGCTGCCCGCCGCAACGCGCGACTGGCTGACGGGACCTGGACTCACCCGGCTCTGGCAGGGGGCACGTAAACGCCTGGAAAGCAACGGCGTACAGGCCACGGGTTCGCTCCGGCTGACCGCGATGAACGCCCAGGAACGCAACGACCTGTCTCTCCTGCTGGGCAAGCCCCTCACAGGTGCAGCCGTGACCGTACGGCTCGACATGCTCGACGCACGGCTACGCGCTTCGGCCGCCGGACTCGGCCTCAGACAGACCCTGGAGGAACTCGGCCCGCCACTCACCGACCGCCGTGCCGCCCGCGCGGACGTGGCGGCACGGCGGGAACAGGTGTGGTCGTCTCTTACTTCGTCACTGGACGCCTCCCCACTCGCCGACCAGGAATGGCCCCGGCAGTGGTACGACCTGCTGCGCCGTTCCGGTGTTCCGAGAGGAGTGACGCCCGAAGCGGCGATATGGACACTCCAGCAGGCGGTCCAAGTCCTCACCGCTCTCCTCGGACCCGACGGACCTGAACGCAACGGCACACGCGGTCGAGGAGAACTCGCCGCCATGACGACCGGCTCCGCGCACGGCCTGGACGACGGCACCTGGCTCGCCCGCCTCGTCCAACGCGGCCTCGCCCTCGCCCACGGCACCGAGTTCCCCGACAACGCGGCCGGTCGACGCGCTCTGTGGCGGCTGGTGTCCGTCACTCCGGACGAGGTCTCCAGCACGGTGCTGACGTACGGACTGCGACCCGACGGCGAGGGCTGGCGGGAGCGTGCTCTGCGGGAGCGAGCCAACCATCACGCCGAAGTACACGTCACACCACGCGACCTGCATGGCCTCCGGCTGCAGCTCCCCGCCGGAACGCTCATCCACATCTGTGAGAATCCGCGCGTGGTGGAAGCCGCGGCGGACGCGGCCTGCGTCCAGCCCCTGGTGTGCACCTCCGGCAGCGCGGCCACCGTGGTCTTCACTCTTCTCGACGCCCTCGCCGCCACGGGTTGCCGCTTCGCGTACCACGGCGACTTCGACTGGCCGGGGATCGCTCTGGCCAACCGGGTCATCCGCCGCTACGAAGCCCGGCCGTGGCGCATGGGCGCCGCGGATTACGAGCACCTGGCCGCTCGCAGTCAGGCCGAGGGCATCCCTCAACTGGCCCTCGACGGCCAGCCGGTCGACGCGGACTGGGACCCGGATCTCGCCCCCGCCATGACCGCCCTCGGCGTCGCGCTCCATGAGGAGGCGACCCTCGACCTCCTGGTGGACGACCTGTCACGCCGGGCGTAG